A single region of the Salicibibacter cibi genome encodes:
- a CDS encoding acetoacetate--CoA ligase: MPVKEGSLLWEPSQEFINQSNLNDYMTWLKDNKGLTFNAYHELWEWSVTNVEDFWETLWVYFDIQANPSYRRVLDAEGVPFAKWFEGAKLNYAEHAFRRARPEETAIISKSEIRPTEKITWQTLYEQVASFAAGLKAEGIKPGDRVVAYLPNIPEATVAFLACASIGAVWSSASPDFGSRTVVDRFQQIEPKLLVAVDGYRYNGKDHERINSVREIQKAIPTLEKTIVLPYLSQEPNTEALTNVKYWRDFMENNRSTSLTYTYVSFDHPLWILYSSGTTGLPKAIVQGQGGILLEHLKKLAFHTDLKPEDTFFWFTTTGWMMWNIVVSGLLTGSTIVLYDGSPTYPRMDTLWQFAEETDVTVFGTSASYLMANKNNDVAPGDTYRLEHLKSVASTGSPLPPEGSEWVYENVKKDLWLASVSGGTDLCSAFVSGSPLLPVHAGEIQCRALGADVQAYTEDAQPMFDQVGELVLAKPMPSMPIYFWGDKNNERYYDSYFADFPGVWRHGDWIKITSIGSCQIYGRSDSTINRGGIRMGTSEIYSAVEEVEAIEDSLVVDISNPDGNDYMPLFVVLKAGATLTETLEKEIKQNIREHCSPRHVPNDIFKINEVPTTLNGKKMEVPIKKILMGTPIEKAVNEGSMKNPEMLDYFIEFANKR; encoded by the coding sequence ATGCCAGTGAAAGAAGGATCCCTTCTTTGGGAACCGTCGCAGGAATTTATCAACCAATCCAATCTCAACGATTACATGACGTGGCTCAAAGACAACAAAGGATTGACGTTTAATGCCTATCACGAACTATGGGAATGGTCCGTTACAAACGTCGAAGATTTTTGGGAAACGTTATGGGTTTATTTTGATATTCAAGCAAATCCTTCCTACCGACGTGTGTTGGACGCCGAAGGCGTTCCCTTCGCGAAATGGTTCGAAGGTGCCAAGCTTAATTATGCGGAACATGCCTTTCGCCGCGCCCGGCCGGAGGAAACGGCGATCATTTCCAAGTCGGAAATTCGTCCGACGGAGAAAATAACGTGGCAAACGCTGTACGAACAAGTGGCTTCATTTGCCGCAGGATTAAAAGCTGAAGGCATCAAACCTGGGGATCGGGTCGTTGCTTATTTGCCGAATATCCCTGAAGCAACAGTTGCTTTTTTGGCGTGCGCGAGCATCGGAGCTGTTTGGTCGAGCGCTTCCCCGGATTTCGGCAGCCGAACGGTCGTGGATCGTTTTCAGCAGATCGAACCGAAATTGCTCGTTGCCGTCGATGGGTATCGTTATAACGGCAAAGATCATGAGCGGATTAATTCGGTACGTGAAATTCAAAAAGCGATCCCGACACTGGAAAAAACGATCGTCCTCCCCTATTTGTCACAGGAACCGAACACCGAGGCGCTAACGAATGTGAAGTACTGGCGAGATTTTATGGAAAATAACCGGTCGACGTCTCTCACCTACACCTATGTTTCTTTTGACCATCCGCTCTGGATCCTTTATTCATCCGGGACGACCGGACTTCCGAAAGCGATCGTGCAAGGACAAGGCGGCATTTTGCTCGAACATCTGAAAAAATTGGCTTTCCACACCGATCTAAAACCGGAGGATACCTTCTTTTGGTTTACAACGACCGGATGGATGATGTGGAATATCGTTGTAAGCGGTTTACTCACCGGTTCCACGATTGTCCTATATGATGGGAGCCCGACGTACCCGAGGATGGACACGCTTTGGCAATTCGCAGAGGAAACAGACGTGACCGTTTTTGGCACGAGTGCGAGCTACTTAATGGCAAATAAAAATAACGATGTGGCACCCGGGGACACTTATCGATTAGAGCACTTGAAAAGCGTCGCCTCTACCGGTTCGCCGCTCCCGCCGGAAGGATCGGAATGGGTCTATGAAAATGTGAAAAAAGATCTGTGGCTCGCCTCGGTCAGCGGTGGGACAGACCTTTGTTCCGCATTCGTCAGCGGGTCCCCACTCTTGCCCGTACACGCGGGCGAAATCCAATGCCGGGCACTCGGGGCAGATGTGCAAGCGTATACGGAAGACGCTCAACCGATGTTCGATCAAGTCGGAGAACTTGTGCTCGCCAAGCCTATGCCATCAATGCCGATATATTTTTGGGGCGACAAGAACAATGAGCGTTACTATGATAGCTATTTTGCCGACTTCCCCGGCGTATGGCGACACGGGGACTGGATCAAAATTACGTCCATAGGGAGCTGCCAGATTTACGGACGTTCCGACTCCACGATTAACCGCGGCGGCATTCGCATGGGAACGAGTGAAATCTACAGCGCCGTCGAAGAGGTGGAAGCAATCGAAGACAGCCTCGTCGTCGACATCAGCAATCCGGACGGGAACGACTACATGCCGCTTTTCGTCGTACTGAAAGCAGGTGCCACATTGACCGAAACACTGGAAAAAGAAATCAAGCAAAACATCCGCGAGCACTGCTCTCCCAGACACGTGCCCAACGACATTTTCAAAATCAACGAAGTGCCCACCACATTAAACGGCAAAAAAATGGAAGTCCCCATCAAAAAAATCCTTATGGGCACACCAATTGAAAAAGCGGTGAACGAAGGCTCGATGAAAAATCCGGAAATGTTGGATTATTTTATTGAGTTTGCAAACAAGAGATAG
- a CDS encoding VanZ family protein, with protein sequence MRNLSKQKIVAWLLVIGWMGLIFYFSHQSGEASSSLSGGVTEVAYRWSQRLIPFVTIDFETFHTLIRKAAHVAVYVVFGIFAVHALRVSTTAGRMRRIVLWAWLLCVCYAITDEVHQLFIPGRSAEVSDVVLDSIGAIVGISVYVIVRGKWSFRRVMAPLTGKK encoded by the coding sequence ATGAGGAATCTATCAAAACAGAAGATCGTAGCATGGCTCCTTGTGATTGGATGGATGGGGCTTATTTTTTATTTTTCGCATCAGTCGGGGGAAGCGTCGAGTTCGCTTAGCGGTGGAGTGACGGAAGTTGCGTATCGTTGGAGCCAACGTCTAATCCCGTTTGTGACCATCGATTTTGAAACCTTTCATACGTTGATTCGCAAGGCGGCGCATGTGGCCGTGTACGTCGTGTTCGGCATTTTTGCTGTCCATGCGTTACGGGTTTCAACAACCGCTGGGAGGATGCGGCGAATCGTCTTGTGGGCGTGGTTGCTTTGCGTCTGTTACGCGATTACGGATGAAGTGCACCAGCTGTTTATTCCGGGGCGGAGCGCGGAAGTAAGTGACGTCGTCCTTGATAGCATCGGTGCTATCGTAGGCATTAGCGTTTATGTGATCGTGAGGGGAAAGTGGTCTTTTAGAAGAGTTATGGCACCATTAACAGGTAAGAAATAG
- a CDS encoding NAD(P)-dependent alcohol dehydrogenase: protein MKAWRLKEFDQPLEYEEIPNPEIEDPTDVIIKIGGAGVCRTDLHLIEGVWDRALETPLPFTIGHENAGWVHQKGSSVTMFDVGDPVIVHPVASCGKCLKCRAGEDMHCENLVFPGLTDDGGYAEYLKTSERALIKLENGVKPEEVAPLADAGITAYRAVQRATPFARPGTMTLLIGMGGLGHIAVQLMREFGNSDIIALDTNEERLEMALEYGADHGVLAKDGMIDEVLNLSNNGNGVDLIIDLVGEDDTHANSMKMLKKGGSYFVVGYGGALHVPSLDIINNEFSIIGSLVGNYNQLYELMQMHAKGKVRLHSTTYPMSQANDVLKMLDEGKINGRTVLVP from the coding sequence ATGAAAGCCTGGCGCTTAAAAGAATTCGACCAACCGTTGGAGTATGAAGAAATTCCTAATCCGGAAATCGAAGACCCAACGGATGTTATTATTAAAATCGGTGGAGCAGGTGTTTGCCGCACAGATCTTCATTTGATCGAAGGTGTATGGGATAGAGCATTGGAAACGCCGCTGCCTTTTACCATTGGACATGAAAATGCCGGGTGGGTTCATCAAAAGGGGTCCAGTGTAACGATGTTTGATGTAGGGGATCCCGTGATTGTTCACCCTGTTGCTAGTTGCGGGAAATGCTTGAAATGCCGAGCAGGGGAGGACATGCATTGTGAAAACCTTGTGTTCCCGGGATTAACGGATGACGGTGGATATGCGGAATATTTAAAGACGTCTGAAAGGGCGCTTATAAAACTGGAAAATGGGGTGAAGCCTGAGGAAGTTGCCCCTTTAGCCGATGCCGGTATTACTGCGTATCGAGCTGTTCAACGGGCAACGCCTTTTGCAAGACCGGGGACTATGACTCTTCTTATAGGAATGGGCGGCCTTGGACACATTGCAGTGCAACTCATGCGAGAGTTTGGGAATTCGGACATTATTGCGCTTGATACAAATGAGGAACGATTAGAAATGGCGCTCGAATATGGGGCTGATCACGGGGTGCTGGCAAAAGACGGTATGATTGACGAAGTATTAAATCTTTCAAATAACGGAAATGGTGTTGACTTGATTATCGATTTGGTAGGAGAAGACGACACGCATGCGAATAGCATGAAAATGCTTAAAAAAGGTGGCTCTTACTTCGTTGTCGGTTATGGCGGAGCATTGCACGTCCCATCCCTAGATATTATTAACAATGAATTCAGTATTATAGGCAGTCTCGTCGGAAACTATAATCAATTATATGAACTCATGCAGATGCATGCGAAAGGAAAAGTTCGACTCCACTCAACAACGTATCCAATGAGTCAAGCGAATGACGTATTGAAAATGCTGGATGAAGGCAAGATCAACGGTCGAACCGTGTTAGTGCCATAA
- a CDS encoding amidohydrolase family protein, with amino-acid sequence MFRTKSGHELFIIDAHIHNWNASRENQLNDYGKQFIDCFYNYQRNLSPPEYIWDYDDFLKPDHNRLIDDVFNRGYADMAIFQPVPLTDFYREPFGSVENDLELSQRYPGRFICNSSFDPRNKEEGLKVLEDEAKRFQLQGIKLYTAEWRGDSKGYKLTDYWSKKYLEKCEELGIRNIHIHKGPTITPLNKDAFDVGDVDDVASTFQNLNIIVEHVGLPRLEDFCWIATQEKNVYGGLAVAMPFVYARPRYFAQIISELLFWLDEDKIIFSSDYPIWEPGWIIEKFVDFELPEDIREETGAVFDINVKRKILGENIARLYNIDIPKQKEILKSSPTDGIRGGLLFKTKQVYDSLELVMDPELDRSLLEMDFIENVVINEGSVHVIFRLPTYWCSPNFAYIMGEDIRDEILRLKWVKHVQVTLLDHSESEKVNRGVTEGYSFEEMFPDKTDGSGLDELRSIFKRKAFYARQERLLQYLIRKGQSKDFILALTINEDLLESISDRKLEYLVLNYLDIRKDFNLSNSLLITDHTGKPIEKDDFDQHLLHARRSRLTMDFNGHYCQGLLKTRYVN; translated from the coding sequence TATCGATTGTTTTTATAATTACCAACGGAATCTATCTCCACCAGAATATATTTGGGATTACGATGATTTTTTAAAGCCAGATCATAACAGGTTGATAGACGATGTTTTTAACCGTGGCTATGCTGATATGGCAATATTTCAACCGGTACCATTAACTGATTTTTATCGGGAGCCATTTGGTTCGGTAGAAAATGATTTGGAGTTATCACAACGTTATCCGGGACGTTTTATTTGTAACAGCAGTTTCGATCCTAGAAATAAAGAGGAAGGGTTGAAAGTTTTAGAAGATGAAGCTAAAAGATTCCAATTACAAGGAATTAAACTATATACAGCTGAGTGGCGGGGGGATTCAAAAGGATATAAATTAACAGATTATTGGTCGAAAAAGTATTTGGAAAAATGTGAGGAACTGGGTATACGGAATATTCACATTCACAAAGGACCTACCATTACCCCACTAAACAAAGATGCATTTGATGTGGGTGACGTTGACGATGTAGCCAGTACATTCCAAAATCTAAATATTATCGTAGAGCATGTTGGATTGCCCCGATTAGAGGATTTCTGTTGGATTGCAACGCAAGAAAAGAATGTTTACGGAGGCTTAGCTGTTGCGATGCCATTTGTATATGCCCGTCCCCGTTACTTCGCACAAATTATCAGTGAACTGTTATTCTGGCTTGATGAGGACAAAATTATATTCAGCAGCGATTACCCAATTTGGGAACCGGGCTGGATTATTGAGAAGTTTGTTGATTTTGAGTTGCCAGAGGATATTAGAGAGGAAACGGGAGCAGTATTTGATATAAACGTCAAAAGAAAAATTCTTGGAGAGAATATTGCTCGACTATACAACATTGATATACCAAAGCAAAAAGAAATCCTTAAAAGCAGCCCTACAGATGGGATTAGGGGAGGTCTATTGTTTAAAACTAAACAAGTTTATGACAGTCTTGAGTTAGTTATGGATCCTGAACTTGACCGATCATTACTGGAGATGGATTTCATTGAGAATGTAGTAATAAATGAGGGGTCAGTTCATGTGATCTTTAGGCTCCCTACGTATTGGTGCTCACCTAATTTTGCCTATATTATGGGAGAAGATATTCGTGATGAAATCCTACGATTGAAATGGGTAAAACATGTACAAGTAACATTGTTGGATCATTCTGAATCAGAAAAAGTGAACAGAGGTGTAACGGAAGGGTATTCATTCGAGGAGATGTTTCCTGATAAAACGGATGGAAGTGGACTAGATGAGTTACGTTCCATTTTTAAAAGGAAAGCATTTTATGCTCGCCAGGAACGTTTGTTGCAATATTTAATCAGAAAGGGGCAATCAAAAGATTTTATTTTGGCTTTGACAATTAATGAAGATCTCTTAGAATCTATAAGTGATCGTAAGTTGGAGTATTTGGTCTTGAATTATTTGGACATCCGCAAGGATTTTAATCTATCTAATAGTTTACTGATCACTGACCATACGGGGAAACCGATAGAGAAAGATGATTTTGATCAACATTTATTACATGCCAGACGTTCGCGACTAACTATGGATTTTAATGGACATTACTGCCAAGGATTATTGAAAACCAGATATGTAAACTAA